One window of the Frigoribacterium sp. Leaf415 genome contains the following:
- a CDS encoding YdcF family protein — protein MTAISVGIAAVFLLLFAVSRRRDARRFRNGVFLLMAGGFGVVAAANVLVAAFPPLVFVFLVAVALVPLLVLALAVFAIANGVTMLRSEGRSLGNLLSLLVGIALIGVPLLVVVIVEAGRRSDVAALQDVSVGLGIVVVFVTGYAALTFAAFTLWSLVYARPRVREQPDALIVLGSGLIRGEVPPLLRSRLDRALAIYRATPEGVRRPVLVPSGGQGSDEPRPEGEAMAEYLIAQGADPGDVLPETESRSTRENLVLSGRVLADAGRTGPTLVVTNNYHVLRAALLARDTGSSADVVGSPTAAYYVPSAFLREWVAVMVEHKWLNVLLIAPFVVLLASLIVYSRL, from the coding sequence ATGACCGCGATCTCGGTCGGCATCGCCGCCGTCTTCCTCCTGCTCTTCGCCGTGTCGCGTCGACGAGACGCCCGGAGGTTCCGCAACGGGGTCTTCCTGTTGATGGCCGGGGGGTTCGGGGTCGTCGCCGCCGCGAACGTCCTCGTCGCCGCGTTCCCGCCGCTCGTCTTCGTGTTCCTCGTCGCCGTGGCGCTCGTGCCCCTGCTCGTCCTCGCGCTCGCCGTCTTCGCGATCGCGAACGGCGTCACCATGCTGCGGTCCGAAGGGCGCAGCCTGGGCAACCTGCTGTCGTTGCTCGTCGGCATCGCCCTGATCGGCGTGCCGCTGCTCGTCGTCGTGATCGTCGAGGCCGGTCGCCGGTCGGACGTCGCGGCCCTCCAGGACGTCTCCGTGGGACTGGGCATCGTCGTGGTCTTCGTCACCGGCTACGCCGCGCTCACGTTCGCCGCGTTCACCCTGTGGTCACTCGTCTACGCCCGACCCCGGGTGCGCGAGCAGCCCGACGCCCTGATCGTGCTCGGCTCCGGTCTGATCCGCGGCGAGGTGCCGCCGCTGCTGCGCAGCCGACTCGACCGGGCATTGGCGATCTACCGCGCGACTCCCGAGGGCGTGCGGCGGCCGGTGCTCGTCCCGTCCGGCGGGCAGGGGTCGGACGAGCCCCGGCCCGAAGGCGAGGCGATGGCGGAGTACCTGATCGCCCAGGGGGCCGACCCCGGCGACGTGCTGCCCGAGACCGAGTCGCGCTCGACCCGCGAGAACCTCGTGCTGTCGGGGCGGGTGCTCGCCGACGCCGGTCGGACCGGGCCGACCCTCGTCGTGACGAACAACTACCACGTGCTGCGCGCCGCCCTGCTGGCGCGCGACACCGGGAGCAGCGCCGACGTCGTCGGGTCGCCCACCGCCGCGTACTACGTCCCCAGTGCGTTCCTCCGCGAGTGGGTGGCCGTGATGGTCGAACACAAGTGGCTCAACGTGCTGCTGATCGCCCCGTTCGTCGTGCTGCTCGCGTCGCTGATCGTCTACTCGCGCCTCTGA
- a CDS encoding endo alpha-1,4 polygalactosaminidase, translating to MRVPLGFVGLVAVALAVTGCTAVGAGAGERPERASSSAVVASGAATADGVVLPPEGARFDYQLGGASPVPDGATVVARDSTDDPAEGAYGICYVNGFQTQPGVEWPDELLVRTADGEPLVDPGWPDEHLFDLSTEANRQAVAERQASTIDGCAASGYQAVEFDNLDSWTRSDGAFGEDDAVAFATLLVARAHAAGLATAQKNTADLGTRGRDEVGYDFAVTEECDRYDECDAFTDVYGGLVFDVEYTDDLRGSVAEVCAQVGELDPAPSTIVRDHDLVPADDPAHAYTAC from the coding sequence ATGCGCGTACCCCTGGGATTCGTCGGCCTGGTCGCCGTGGCCCTCGCCGTGACGGGCTGCACGGCCGTCGGGGCCGGGGCCGGTGAGCGACCCGAGCGCGCCTCCTCGTCCGCGGTGGTGGCGTCGGGGGCCGCGACGGCCGACGGCGTCGTGCTGCCGCCCGAGGGTGCCCGCTTCGACTACCAGCTGGGAGGCGCGTCGCCCGTCCCCGACGGAGCCACCGTCGTCGCCCGCGACAGCACCGACGACCCCGCCGAGGGCGCCTACGGCATCTGCTATGTGAACGGGTTCCAGACGCAGCCCGGCGTCGAGTGGCCGGACGAGCTGCTCGTGCGCACGGCCGACGGCGAACCGCTGGTCGATCCGGGCTGGCCGGACGAGCACCTGTTCGACCTCTCCACCGAGGCGAACCGGCAGGCCGTGGCCGAGCGTCAGGCCTCGACGATCGACGGCTGCGCCGCCTCGGGCTACCAGGCGGTCGAGTTCGACAACCTCGACTCGTGGACGCGCTCGGACGGTGCCTTCGGCGAGGACGACGCGGTCGCCTTCGCGACCCTGCTCGTCGCCCGGGCCCACGCCGCCGGGCTGGCGACCGCGCAGAAGAACACCGCCGACCTCGGCACCCGGGGCCGCGACGAGGTCGGCTACGACTTCGCCGTCACCGAGGAGTGCGACCGCTACGACGAGTGCGACGCCTTCACGGACGTGTACGGCGGGCTCGTGTTCGACGTCGAGTACACCGACGACCTCCGCGGCTCGGTCGCCGAGGTCTGCGCCCAGGTCGGCGAGCTCGACCCGGCCCCCTCGACCATCGTGCGCGACCACGACCTGGTGCCGGCCGACGACCCGGCCCATGCCTACACGGCCTGCTGA
- a CDS encoding transglutaminase family protein, giving the protein MSRLRIRHLTGFSYQGEAVASYNEARMLPAHTEGQFVLSSHLRIEPVAASHEYVDYWGTRVSSFEVLLPHRQLSLTATSLVEVRPQAHPSETISWADLATVVGASTSFVEHLEQTPLTAPPADLAEVGTEARASHADPCAAAMAICETVGGAVRYLPGVTNVKTTAAESWAARAGVCQDIAHVTVGALRAAGIPARYVSGYLHPKPSAELRETVTGESHAWVEFFCGTWHGFDPTNLIDIGERHVVVGQGRDYRDVPPLRGVYAGSSNSELFVTVEITREA; this is encoded by the coding sequence GTGAGCAGGCTGCGCATCCGGCACCTGACGGGCTTCTCGTACCAGGGCGAGGCGGTCGCGAGCTACAACGAGGCGCGCATGCTGCCGGCGCACACCGAGGGCCAGTTCGTGCTCTCGTCGCACCTGCGCATCGAACCCGTCGCCGCGTCGCACGAGTACGTCGACTACTGGGGCACGCGGGTGTCGTCGTTCGAGGTGCTGCTGCCGCACCGGCAGCTCTCGCTGACGGCGACCTCGCTCGTCGAGGTGCGGCCGCAGGCGCATCCGTCCGAGACGATCTCGTGGGCCGACCTGGCGACGGTCGTGGGGGCCAGCACGTCGTTCGTCGAGCACCTCGAGCAGACGCCCCTCACCGCGCCTCCTGCCGACCTGGCCGAGGTCGGCACCGAGGCGCGGGCGTCGCACGCCGACCCGTGCGCCGCCGCGATGGCGATCTGCGAGACGGTCGGAGGCGCGGTGCGGTACCTGCCGGGCGTCACCAACGTGAAGACCACGGCCGCGGAGTCGTGGGCCGCCCGGGCCGGCGTCTGCCAGGACATCGCCCACGTGACGGTCGGCGCCCTGAGGGCGGCGGGCATCCCGGCGCGTTACGTCAGCGGCTACCTCCACCCGAAGCCCTCGGCCGAGCTGCGCGAGACCGTCACGGGCGAGTCGCACGCCTGGGTCGAGTTCTTCTGCGGCACCTGGCACGGCTTCGACCCCACCAACCTGATCGACATCGGCGAACGGCACGTCGTCGTCGGCCAGGGCCGCGACTACCGCGACGTGCCGCCGCTGCGCGGGGTCTACGCGGGTTCGTCGAACAGCGAGCTCTTCGTCACGGTCGAGATCACCCGCGAGGCCTAG
- a CDS encoding alpha-E domain-containing protein, with protein sequence MLSRIAESLFWIGRYIERSDGTARILDVHLQLLLEDPWIEEDVACRSLLAVMGSDAPEGDLARGDVLSMLAVDRHNPASIAYSLGAARENARRAREIVSTELWECLNTTRARMPRKVADDKVHEFFAWVRERSALAVGIIESATSRDEVWQFFTLGRSIERADMTARLLATRTLTEASGPSWTTILRSCGAYEAYLRTYRGVPSARNAAEFLLLDRLFPRSVLFAISRAEACLRDVEPTNHRVAASDSGVRILGQMRSELEYRPIGEILDDLPGQMDTVQAATSAASEAIRQRYFPTSAAPTWVGERS encoded by the coding sequence ATGCTGAGCCGCATCGCCGAGAGCCTGTTCTGGATCGGCCGCTACATCGAGCGGTCGGACGGCACGGCGCGCATCCTCGACGTGCACCTGCAGCTGCTGCTCGAGGACCCCTGGATCGAGGAGGACGTCGCCTGCCGCAGCCTCCTCGCCGTGATGGGCAGCGACGCCCCCGAGGGCGACCTGGCCCGGGGTGACGTGCTGTCGATGCTCGCGGTCGACCGGCACAACCCGGCCTCCATCGCCTACTCGCTCGGTGCCGCCCGCGAGAACGCGCGCCGGGCCCGCGAGATCGTCTCGACCGAGCTGTGGGAGTGCCTCAACACGACGCGCGCCCGCATGCCGCGCAAGGTCGCCGACGACAAGGTGCACGAGTTCTTCGCCTGGGTGCGGGAGCGCAGCGCGCTCGCCGTCGGGATCATCGAGAGCGCCACGAGCCGCGACGAGGTGTGGCAGTTCTTCACCCTCGGCCGGTCGATCGAGCGGGCCGACATGACCGCGCGTCTGCTCGCGACGCGCACCCTGACCGAGGCGTCCGGGCCGTCGTGGACGACGATCCTGCGGTCGTGCGGCGCGTACGAGGCGTACCTGCGCACCTACCGGGGCGTGCCGAGTGCCCGCAACGCCGCCGAGTTCCTGCTGCTCGACCGGTTGTTCCCGCGCAGCGTGCTGTTCGCGATCAGCCGGGCCGAGGCCTGCTTGCGCGACGTCGAGCCGACGAACCACCGGGTGGCGGCGTCCGACAGCGGGGTGCGCATCCTCGGGCAGATGCGCAGCGAGCTCGAGTACCGGCCGATCGGTGAGATCCTCGACGACCTGCCCGGCCAGATGGACACCGTGCAGGCCGCGACGAGCGCCGCGTCCGAGGCGATCCGGCAGCGGTACTTCCCGACGAGCGCGGCACCGACCTGGGTGGGGGAGCGGTCGTGA
- a CDS encoding circularly permuted type 2 ATP-grasp protein has translation MGELFEGYATTTGAAARPAGARPPAAAWDEMFEPDGTPRRAYHEIHATLEGMTQDDLRGRTAALADSYLAQGVTFDFAGEERPFPLDAVPRVVEHAEWTTVERGIKQRVKALEAFLADVYGPQTAIADGVIPASLITSSSHFHRQASGIDPANGVRIQVSGIDLIRDEAGAWRVLEDNVRVPSGVSYVISNRRVMAQTLPELFVSMRVRPVGDYPNRLLAALKKSAPSGVDEPTVVVLTPGVFNSAYYEHTLLARLMGVELVEGRDLYCSGGRVFMRTTGGPERVDVIYRRVDDEFLDPLQFRADSVLGSPGLLMAARLGTVTIANAVGNGVADDKLVYTYLPELIRYYLGEEALLPNVHTWRLEDPGALDEVLDRLDELVVKPVDGSGGKGLVVGPAASRRELDELRMQLQRDPRGWIAQPVVQLSTIPTLVDDGLRPRHADLRPFAVHDGDDVWVLPGGLTRVALPEGQLVVNSSQGGGSKDTWIVGGDVNAWAGHDVSALIAEQTTPTQSIPVVTPEQLAEAAAAAADHSPDHAPQDDPRNDQQAQQQQTKEVRAGSRGRPAPPASRVPDHGATPTEGPSC, from the coding sequence ATGGGTGAGCTCTTCGAGGGATACGCGACCACCACGGGTGCCGCGGCCCGGCCGGCCGGCGCCCGTCCGCCGGCGGCCGCATGGGACGAGATGTTCGAGCCCGACGGCACGCCCCGTCGGGCGTACCACGAGATCCACGCGACGCTCGAGGGCATGACGCAGGACGACCTGCGGGGTCGCACCGCGGCGCTGGCCGACTCGTACCTGGCGCAGGGCGTCACCTTCGATTTCGCCGGCGAAGAGCGGCCGTTCCCGCTCGACGCCGTCCCGCGCGTCGTCGAGCACGCCGAGTGGACGACCGTCGAGCGGGGCATCAAGCAGCGGGTCAAGGCCCTCGAGGCGTTCCTCGCCGACGTCTACGGCCCGCAGACCGCCATCGCCGACGGGGTCATCCCGGCGAGCCTGATCACGAGTTCGAGCCACTTCCACCGGCAGGCGAGCGGCATCGACCCGGCCAACGGCGTGCGCATCCAGGTGAGCGGCATCGACCTGATCCGCGACGAGGCGGGCGCCTGGCGCGTGCTCGAGGACAACGTGCGGGTGCCGAGCGGCGTCAGCTACGTCATCTCGAACCGTCGCGTCATGGCGCAGACGCTGCCCGAACTGTTCGTCTCGATGCGGGTGCGTCCGGTGGGGGACTACCCCAACCGGCTGCTCGCCGCGCTGAAGAAGAGCGCCCCGTCGGGTGTCGACGAGCCGACCGTCGTCGTGCTGACCCCCGGGGTGTTCAACTCCGCCTACTACGAGCACACCCTGCTGGCGCGCCTGATGGGCGTCGAGCTGGTCGAGGGCCGCGACCTCTACTGCTCGGGCGGCCGCGTCTTCATGCGCACCACCGGCGGACCCGAACGCGTCGACGTGATCTACCGCCGCGTCGACGACGAGTTCCTCGACCCGCTGCAGTTCCGCGCCGACTCGGTGCTCGGGTCGCCCGGCCTCTTGATGGCAGCCCGTCTCGGCACGGTGACGATCGCGAACGCGGTGGGCAACGGCGTCGCCGACGACAAGCTCGTCTACACCTACCTGCCCGAGCTGATCCGCTACTACCTGGGCGAGGAGGCGCTGCTGCCGAACGTGCACACCTGGCGGCTCGAGGACCCCGGCGCCCTCGACGAGGTGCTCGACCGCCTCGACGAGCTCGTCGTCAAGCCGGTCGACGGCTCGGGCGGCAAGGGCCTCGTCGTCGGTCCGGCCGCCAGTCGTCGCGAGCTCGACGAGTTGCGCATGCAGCTGCAACGCGACCCGCGCGGCTGGATCGCGCAGCCCGTCGTGCAGCTCAGCACGATCCCGACCCTGGTCGACGACGGCCTCCGCCCCCGCCATGCGGACCTCCGGCCGTTCGCCGTGCACGACGGCGACGACGTGTGGGTGCTGCCCGGCGGCCTGACCCGGGTCGCCCTGCCCGAGGGGCAGCTGGTCGTCAACAGCAGCCAGGGCGGCGGCTCGAAGGACACCTGGATCGTCGGCGGCGACGTCAACGCCTGGGCCGGTCACGACGTCAGCGCGCTCATCGCCGAGCAGACGACCCCGACCCAGTCGATCCCGGTCGTCACGCCCGAGCAGCTCGCCGAGGCCGCGGCCGCCGCGGCCGACCACAGCCCCGACCACGCGCCCCAGGACGACCCCCGCAACGACCAGCAGGCGCAACAGCAACAGACGAAGGAGGTGCGGGCCGGGTCACGAGGCCGACCTGCGCCTCCTGCGTCCCGCGTTCCCGACCACGGAGCCACCCCGACCGAAGGGCCATCATGCTGA
- a CDS encoding GlsB/YeaQ/YmgE family stress response membrane protein, with protein sequence MGFLAFILLGLIAGAIAKLILPGRQGGGWIATLILGVIGALIGGWIGGAVFNVGYDGFFSIQSWIIAILGALVVLVIWGFITGRKGSRA encoded by the coding sequence ATGGGCTTCCTCGCCTTCATCCTCCTCGGCCTCATCGCCGGCGCCATCGCCAAGCTCATCCTCCCCGGCCGTCAGGGCGGCGGCTGGATCGCCACCCTGATCCTCGGTGTCATCGGCGCCCTCATCGGCGGCTGGATCGGCGGAGCCGTCTTCAACGTCGGCTACGACGGCTTCTTCAGCATCCAGAGCTGGATCATCGCGATCCTCGGTGCGCTCGTCGTCCTCGTCATCTGGGGCTTCATCACCGGCCGCAAGGGCAGCCGCGCGTAA
- a CDS encoding aminoglycoside 3'-phosphotransferase — MWTQNRPDPDVEVPEAVVTAADGDTITAVWRNEAGGTTYRLGDGPTRRFAKWAPHGSGLDLHAEEMRLRWVVDFTPAPRVLEIGGDDAGEYLVTAGVPGRSAVDLLWAADPATAVREAGRGLRRLHDVLPVDECPFSWSVDDRIATSGKARTAPPELGDLPAIDRLVVCHGDPCVPNTLIGDDGLWSGHVDFDALGVADRWADIAVATMSLGWNYGPGFEQTFLDAYGVADDPVRTAYYRALWAAT, encoded by the coding sequence ATGTGGACGCAGAACCGGCCCGACCCCGACGTCGAGGTGCCGGAGGCGGTCGTCACGGCCGCGGACGGCGACACGATCACCGCGGTCTGGCGGAACGAGGCCGGCGGCACCACGTACCGCCTGGGCGACGGGCCGACCCGACGCTTCGCGAAGTGGGCCCCGCACGGCAGCGGCCTCGACCTGCACGCCGAGGAGATGCGGCTGCGCTGGGTCGTCGACTTCACCCCCGCCCCCCGCGTGCTCGAGATCGGCGGCGACGACGCGGGCGAGTACCTGGTGACGGCGGGCGTGCCGGGGCGCAGCGCCGTCGACCTGCTCTGGGCCGCCGACCCGGCGACCGCCGTGCGCGAGGCGGGACGGGGGCTGAGGCGACTGCACGACGTGTTGCCGGTCGACGAGTGCCCCTTCAGCTGGTCGGTGGACGACCGGATCGCGACCAGCGGGAAGGCGCGCACCGCACCTCCTGAACTCGGCGACCTGCCGGCGATCGACCGCCTCGTCGTCTGCCACGGCGACCCGTGCGTGCCCAACACGTTGATCGGCGACGACGGACTCTGGTCGGGGCACGTCGACTTCGACGCCCTCGGCGTCGCCGACCGCTGGGCCGACATCGCCGTCGCGACGATGAGCCTCGGCTGGAACTACGGACCCGGCTTCGAGCAGACCTTCCTCGACGCGTACGGCGTCGCCGACGACCCCGTCCGCACGGCGTACTACCGGGCGCTCTGGGCCGCGACGTGA
- a CDS encoding antitoxin VbhA family protein gives MTPPSDPARLTLFRQRSVHEAEHSGEMEGLHVDSDTSSHADDYVAGRIDSDELVARARARYGLA, from the coding sequence ATGACACCGCCGTCCGACCCTGCACGACTGACCCTGTTCCGACAGCGGTCGGTCCACGAGGCCGAGCACAGCGGCGAAATGGAGGGCCTTCACGTCGACTCCGACACGTCGTCGCATGCAGACGACTACGTAGCGGGGCGGATCGACTCCGACGAGCTCGTCGCCCGAGCGAGGGCTCGCTACGGGCTTGCCTGA
- a CDS encoding phosphoenolpyruvate carboxylase produces MTDIETTRRHDGSRDDISGAVDGSLRQDVSYLGSLLGRVLRESGGDELFQAVEDVRAAVIAAYEGADGASLDDAQRLVDALDQGLAEQVARAFTCYFHLSNLAEEHHRVRVLRRRGSEASAAGDSVSATLRQLTDEVGADEASKRLDALRFHPVLTAHPTEARRRAVASSIRRISDLMIDRDRLENDVAVAEAERRLLEEVDTLWRTSPIRTTRPTPLDEVRTAMSIFDQTLFEIVPQVYRLLDDRLLGDAAGREPAVAPAFMRLGTWIGGDRDGNPHVTAEVTRAAADIAAEHVLLGLHRATTRIGGTLTLDEAETPASDELVALAEAQRGMDADVASRIGVRSPHELHRRVLMFVAARIDATRREGAPLAYGHPDELLADLRVVQQSLRAAGAHRSANGDLQGLVWQVETFGFHLAELEVRQHSQVHRTALAELRAADPVAGGEQSTGGDAGTDTAPPARSEMTDEVLAVFRTIADLQKRYGVRAASRYIVSFTQSSADLANVYELAERAMGDEPAPVLDVIPLFETFADLEASTRILDEALQTEAVQKRLAATGRRLEVMLGYSDSSKDVGPVSATFALYAAQARIADWAAENDIELTLFHGRGGALGRGGGPANEAVLAQPPASVDGRFKITEQGEVIFAQYGNKTIAARHVEQMAAATLLASSPSNEEANATAATRFAEVASTMDVASREAFFGLVKADGFASWFAAVTPMEEVGLLALGSRPARRGLSVESLEDLRAIPWVFAWTQARINLAGWYGLGSALEAVGDLDLLREAYATWPLFSAMIKNVEMSLAKTDEHIAREYLALADRDDLAGRVLDEMTRTRKWVLAVSGHGEVLDGRPVLSRAVRLRSPYVDALSLLQLRALRAIRVAGGGDPADADHRLLLLSVNGIAAGLQNTG; encoded by the coding sequence GTGACCGACATCGAGACCACACGACGACACGACGGCAGCCGTGACGACATCAGCGGCGCCGTCGACGGCAGCCTGCGTCAGGACGTCAGCTACCTCGGCAGCCTGCTCGGCCGGGTGCTGCGCGAATCCGGCGGGGACGAACTCTTCCAGGCCGTCGAGGACGTCCGGGCGGCCGTCATCGCCGCCTACGAGGGGGCCGACGGCGCGAGCCTCGACGACGCCCAACGCCTCGTCGACGCCCTCGACCAGGGGCTCGCCGAGCAGGTCGCGCGAGCCTTCACCTGCTACTTCCACCTCAGCAACCTCGCGGAGGAGCACCACCGCGTCCGTGTGCTGCGCCGCCGCGGCAGCGAGGCGAGCGCCGCGGGCGACTCGGTCTCGGCCACGCTGCGCCAGCTGACCGACGAGGTCGGCGCCGACGAGGCCTCGAAGCGACTCGACGCCCTGCGCTTCCACCCCGTGCTCACCGCGCACCCGACCGAGGCCCGCCGCCGTGCGGTCGCGTCGAGCATCCGTCGCATCAGCGACCTGATGATCGACCGCGACCGACTCGAGAACGACGTCGCCGTGGCCGAGGCCGAACGCCGCCTGCTCGAAGAGGTCGACACGCTCTGGCGCACCTCGCCGATCCGCACCACGCGCCCCACCCCGCTCGACGAGGTCCGCACGGCCATGAGCATCTTCGACCAGACGCTCTTCGAGATCGTGCCGCAGGTCTACCGCCTGCTCGACGACCGGCTGCTCGGCGACGCCGCCGGCCGCGAACCCGCCGTCGCCCCCGCCTTCATGCGCCTCGGCACCTGGATCGGCGGCGACCGCGACGGCAACCCGCACGTCACGGCCGAGGTCACCCGGGCCGCGGCCGACATCGCCGCCGAGCACGTGCTGCTCGGCCTGCACCGCGCGACCACCCGCATCGGCGGCACCCTGACGCTCGACGAGGCCGAGACCCCGGCCTCCGACGAGCTCGTGGCCCTCGCGGAGGCGCAGCGCGGGATGGACGCGGACGTCGCGTCCCGCATCGGCGTGCGCTCACCCCACGAGCTGCACCGCCGCGTGCTGATGTTCGTCGCGGCCCGCATCGACGCCACCCGTCGAGAGGGAGCCCCGCTCGCCTACGGCCACCCCGACGAGCTGCTCGCCGACCTGCGGGTCGTACAGCAGTCGCTGCGCGCGGCCGGCGCGCACCGCAGCGCCAACGGCGACCTGCAGGGCCTCGTCTGGCAGGTCGAGACGTTCGGCTTCCACCTCGCCGAGCTCGAGGTGCGCCAGCACTCGCAGGTGCACCGCACGGCCCTCGCCGAGCTCCGCGCGGCCGACCCGGTCGCGGGCGGGGAGCAGTCGACCGGCGGCGACGCCGGGACCGACACCGCGCCTCCTGCACGCAGCGAGATGACCGACGAGGTCCTCGCGGTGTTCCGCACGATCGCCGACCTGCAGAAGCGCTACGGCGTGCGGGCCGCGTCGCGCTACATCGTGTCGTTCACGCAGTCGTCGGCCGACCTCGCCAACGTGTACGAACTCGCCGAGCGCGCGATGGGCGACGAGCCCGCGCCCGTGCTCGACGTGATCCCGCTGTTCGAGACGTTCGCCGACCTCGAGGCCAGCACGCGCATCCTCGACGAGGCCCTGCAGACCGAGGCGGTGCAGAAGCGCCTCGCGGCGACCGGCCGCCGCCTCGAGGTCATGCTGGGCTACTCGGACTCGTCGAAGGACGTCGGGCCCGTCTCGGCCACCTTCGCGCTCTACGCCGCCCAGGCCCGCATCGCCGACTGGGCCGCCGAGAACGACATCGAGCTGACGCTGTTCCACGGTCGCGGCGGCGCCCTCGGCCGCGGTGGCGGACCGGCCAACGAAGCCGTGCTGGCCCAGCCGCCGGCCTCGGTCGACGGCCGCTTCAAGATCACGGAGCAGGGCGAGGTCATCTTCGCCCAGTACGGCAACAAGACCATCGCCGCCCGTCACGTCGAGCAGATGGCGGCGGCCACGCTGCTGGCGTCGAGCCCGTCGAACGAGGAGGCCAACGCGACCGCCGCCACCCGGTTCGCCGAGGTCGCCTCGACGATGGACGTCGCCTCGCGTGAGGCGTTCTTCGGCCTGGTCAAGGCCGACGGCTTCGCGTCGTGGTTCGCCGCCGTCACCCCGATGGAAGAGGTCGGGCTGCTCGCGCTCGGGTCACGTCCCGCCCGTCGGGGGCTCTCGGTCGAGTCCCTCGAAGACCTCCGGGCGATCCCGTGGGTCTTCGCCTGGACCCAGGCCCGCATCAACCTCGCCGGCTGGTACGGCCTCGGCTCGGCCCTCGAGGCCGTGGGCGACCTCGACCTGCTGCGTGAGGCCTACGCGACCTGGCCGCTCTTCTCGGCGATGATCAAGAACGTCGAGATGTCGCTCGCCAAGACCGACGAGCACATCGCCCGCGAGTACCTGGCGCTGGCCGACCGCGACGACCTCGCCGGACGCGTGCTCGACGAGATGACCCGC